The following proteins come from a genomic window of Salvia hispanica cultivar TCC Black 2014 chromosome 4, UniMelb_Shisp_WGS_1.0, whole genome shotgun sequence:
- the LOC125219032 gene encoding magnesium transporter MRS2-4 has translation MGKLTFRRKKKSVPPTLPPPPPAIEAAVTTSKASAKKKAVGSRLWMRMDRLGQSELIECDKSVIIKRVSIPARDLRILGPIFSHSSSILAREKAMIVNLEFIRAIVTAEEVLLLDPLRQEVLPFVDQLRRQLPQKTSQDNEMQSATAGEWLAAPETADGLQDELPFEFQVLEIALEVVCTYLDSSVAELERDAYPALDELAISVSTKNLEQVRSLKSNLTRLLARVQKVRDEIEHLLDDNEDMAQLYLTRKWIQNQQAESVDPTSNSIVPGAPNLRRLNSARSGSLVSNYLNDQDVEDLEMLLEAYFMQLDGTRNKILSVREYIDDTEDYVNIQLDNQRNELIQLQLTLTSASFAIAVETGLAGIFGMNIPCTLYNINGIFGEVVGLMTAVCVVLFVLVLGYARWKKLIGS, from the exons ATGGGCAAGCTGACGTTCCGGCGGAAGAAGAAGTCCGTCCCGCCCACGttgcctcctcctcctccggcGATCGAGGCCGCGGTCACTACCAGCAAGGCTTCCGCCAAAAAGAAGGCCGTTGGCTCTCGCCTCTGGATGCGGATGGATCGCCTCGGCCAGTCGGAACTGATCGAGTGCGATAAGTCCGTCATCATCAAGCGCGTTTCGATTCCCGCTAGGGATTTGAGGATTCTCGGCCCTATTTTCTCTCATTCCTCCAGCATTCTTG CTAGGGAAAAAGCCATGATTGTCAATTTGGAATTTATAAGGGCAATAGTTACAGCGGAAGAAGTGTTGTTACTTGATCCTCTTCGACAGGAGGTTCTGCCATTTGTGGATCAGCTGAGACGGCAATTACCTCAGAAAACATCTCAAGACAATGAAATGCAATCTGCCACAGCTGGAGAATGGTTAGCTGCTCCAGAAACTGCTGATGGTTTGCAAGATGAACTTCCTTTTGAGTTCCAGGTCCTCGAAATAGCATTAGAGGTTGTGTGCACATATTTAGACTCAAGTGTTGCTGAACTTGAGAGGGATGCTTACCCTGCTTTAGATGAACTGGCCATAAGTGTTAGCACCAAGAACCTTGAGCAAGTGCGGAGTTTGAAAAGTAATCTCACTCGTTTGCTTGCACGGGTACAAAAG GTGAGGGATGAAATTGAACATCTTTTAGATGACAATGAAGATATGGCCCAATTATACTTAACTCGGAAGTGGATACAGAATCAACAAGCTGAGTCCGTTGATCCTACATCCAATAGCATTGTTCCTGGTGCACCTAATCTCCGTCGGCTCAACTCTGCCAGAAGTGGTAGTCTTGTGAGCAATTATCTGAATGACCAGGATGTGGAGGACCTAGAAATGCTCCTTGAAGCATACTTCATGCAATTGGATGGCACCCGTAATAAAATTCTATCT GTACGAGAATATATCGATGACACAGAAGATTATGTTAATATCCAGCTTGACAATCAAAGAAACGAACTTATTCAGCTGCAGTTGACTTTGACGAGTGCTTCATTCGCCATTGCAGTGGAAACTGGTCTAGCTGGAATATTTGGAATGAACATTCCATGCACGTTGTACAACATTAATGGGATATTTGGTGAAGTTGTTGGGCTTATGACAGCTGTGTGTGTGGTGCTATTTGTTCTTGTTCTGGGATACGCTCGATGGAAGAAACTCATTGGATCTTAA
- the LOC125219033 gene encoding uncharacterized protein LOC125219033 isoform X1: MKRSSYYNAVPEVPDQWPIKKALTLSDIDITHPFLTLSRQQVETNIVLYMTPQDQEILRAEGQVGFNAQDDDNGDMYVMRLKWRGSYYNLIGKWGKVIRGKGLDVGQEIRLRWFNGCLHFSVPQQQIVVVPPPVRLVTAPPLVQDQRLQDHWPIRKILTSSDVDTTHPFLPLPRKLVEEHILSQWTPQERETLRKEEQVPINVRDYDTGEIYGLKLRWRGNYYNLVAKWANVIRHKGLGVGQEIRLRWLNNCLYFSIPEEHYVTATPGPDNWPIKKALTLSDVDTNHPFLTLPGKAVEDHILFYWTHQSREQLRNEHQVGINARDYDMGDVYVMKLKWRGSYYNLIGKWGKIIREKRLQVGREIRVRWDNGYLVDMINGVVFLDKNFQLGYLSFRYNEHTGG; the protein is encoded by the exons ATGAAGAGGTCGTCGTACTATAATGCGGTTCCTGAGGTGCCAGATCAGTGGCCAATCAAAAAAGCACTTACGCTCTCTGATATTGATATTACCCACCCCTTCCTAACGTTGTCCCGGCAACAAGTTGAAACTAACATCGTATTGTACATGACACCTCAAGATCAGGAAATCTTAAGAGCTGAAGGACAAGTGGGGTTTAATGCTCAGGATGATGACAATGGCGATATGTATGTGATGAGATTGAAGTGGCGTGGGAGCTATTATAATCTCATTGGAAAATGGGGAAAAGTTATCCGTGGAAAGGGACTTGATGTTGGGCAGGAAATTAGACTACGGTGGTTTAATGGCTGCTTACATTTCTCAGTACCACAACAGCAGATTGTTGTAGTTCCACCACCAGTCCGCTTGGTTACAGCACCACCCTTGGTGCAGGACCAAAGGCTGCAGGACCACTGGCCTATTAGAAAAATCCTGACCTCATCAGATGTTGATACTACTCATCCTTTCCTTCCATTGCCTCGTAAGTTGGTTGAAGAGCATATTCTTTCACAATGGACGCCACAAGAAAGGGAAACTTTGAGGAAAGAAGAGCAGGTGCCGATTAACGTTCGAGACTATGACACAGGTGAAATTTATGGGTTGAAATTAAGGTGGCGTGGGAATTACTATAACCTAGTTGCGAAGTGGGCTAATGTTATTAGACATAAAGGGCTTGGTGTTGGGCAAGAGATCAGATTGCGCTGGTTAAATAATTGCTTATACTTCTCTATTCCAGAGGAGCATTATGTCACAGCAACACCGGGTCCTGATAATTGGCCTATTAAGAAAGCCCTCACATTGTCCGATGTGGATACAAATCATCCTTTCCTTACATTACCAGGAAAAGCAGTAGAGGATCACATCCTCTTCTACTGGACTCACCAATCTCGGGAGCAGTTAAGGAATGAACATCAAGTTGGAATCAATGCTCGGGATTATGATATGGGTGATGTGTATGTGATGAAGTTGAAGTGGCGTGGAAGTTATTACAACCTGATTGGTAAATGGGGTAAAAtcataagagagaaaaggctgCAAGTAGGGAGGGAGATTAGAGTACGCTGGGACAACGGGTACTTG GTTGATATGATCAATGGGGTAGTTTTTCTGGACAAGAACTTTCAACTTGGTTACCTTTCATTTAGATACAATGAGCACACTGGTGGGTAA
- the LOC125219033 gene encoding uncharacterized protein LOC125219033 isoform X2, with protein MKRSSYYNAVPEVPDQWPIKKALTLSDIDITHPFLTLSRQQVETNIVLYMTPQDQEILRAEGQVGFNAQDDDNGDMYVMRLKWRGSYYNLIGKWGKVIRGKGLDVGQEIRLRWFNGCLHFSVPQQQIVVVPPPVRLVTAPPLVQDQRLQDHWPIRKILTSSDVDTTHPFLPLPRKLVEEHILSQWTPQERETLRKEEQVPINVRDYDTGEIYGLKLRWRGNYYNLVAKWANVIRHKGLGVGQEIRLRWLNNCLYFSIPEEHYVTATPGPDNWPIKKALTLSDVDTNHPFLTLPGKAVEDHILFYWTHQSREQLRNEHQVGINARDYDMGDVYVMKLKWRGSYYNLIGKWGKIIREKRLQVGREIRVRWDNGYLVFSVPEQ; from the coding sequence ATGAAGAGGTCGTCGTACTATAATGCGGTTCCTGAGGTGCCAGATCAGTGGCCAATCAAAAAAGCACTTACGCTCTCTGATATTGATATTACCCACCCCTTCCTAACGTTGTCCCGGCAACAAGTTGAAACTAACATCGTATTGTACATGACACCTCAAGATCAGGAAATCTTAAGAGCTGAAGGACAAGTGGGGTTTAATGCTCAGGATGATGACAATGGCGATATGTATGTGATGAGATTGAAGTGGCGTGGGAGCTATTATAATCTCATTGGAAAATGGGGAAAAGTTATCCGTGGAAAGGGACTTGATGTTGGGCAGGAAATTAGACTACGGTGGTTTAATGGCTGCTTACATTTCTCAGTACCACAACAGCAGATTGTTGTAGTTCCACCACCAGTCCGCTTGGTTACAGCACCACCCTTGGTGCAGGACCAAAGGCTGCAGGACCACTGGCCTATTAGAAAAATCCTGACCTCATCAGATGTTGATACTACTCATCCTTTCCTTCCATTGCCTCGTAAGTTGGTTGAAGAGCATATTCTTTCACAATGGACGCCACAAGAAAGGGAAACTTTGAGGAAAGAAGAGCAGGTGCCGATTAACGTTCGAGACTATGACACAGGTGAAATTTATGGGTTGAAATTAAGGTGGCGTGGGAATTACTATAACCTAGTTGCGAAGTGGGCTAATGTTATTAGACATAAAGGGCTTGGTGTTGGGCAAGAGATCAGATTGCGCTGGTTAAATAATTGCTTATACTTCTCTATTCCAGAGGAGCATTATGTCACAGCAACACCGGGTCCTGATAATTGGCCTATTAAGAAAGCCCTCACATTGTCCGATGTGGATACAAATCATCCTTTCCTTACATTACCAGGAAAAGCAGTAGAGGATCACATCCTCTTCTACTGGACTCACCAATCTCGGGAGCAGTTAAGGAATGAACATCAAGTTGGAATCAATGCTCGGGATTATGATATGGGTGATGTGTATGTGATGAAGTTGAAGTGGCGTGGAAGTTATTACAACCTGATTGGTAAATGGGGTAAAAtcataagagagaaaaggctgCAAGTAGGGAGGGAGATTAGAGTACGCTGGGACAACGGGTACTTGGTATTCTCAGTTCCTGAGCAATAG
- the LOC125219033 gene encoding uncharacterized protein LOC125219033 isoform X3, which yields MKRSSYYNAVPEVPDQWPIKKALTLSDIDITHPFLTLSRQQVETNIVLYMTPQDQEILRAEGQVGFNAQDDDNGDMYVMRLKWRGSYYNLIGKWGKVIRGKGLDVGQEIRLRWFNGCLHFSVPQQQIVVVPPPVRLVTAPPLVQDQRLQDHWPIRKILTSSDVDTTHPFLPLPRKLVEEHILSQWTPQERETLRKEEQVPINVRDYDTEEHYVTATPGPDNWPIKKALTLSDVDTNHPFLTLPGKAVEDHILFYWTHQSREQLRNEHQVGINARDYDMGDVYVMKLKWRGSYYNLIGKWGKIIREKRLQVGREIRVRWDNGYLVDMINGVVFLDKNFQLGYLSFRYNEHTGG from the exons ATGAAGAGGTCGTCGTACTATAATGCGGTTCCTGAGGTGCCAGATCAGTGGCCAATCAAAAAAGCACTTACGCTCTCTGATATTGATATTACCCACCCCTTCCTAACGTTGTCCCGGCAACAAGTTGAAACTAACATCGTATTGTACATGACACCTCAAGATCAGGAAATCTTAAGAGCTGAAGGACAAGTGGGGTTTAATGCTCAGGATGATGACAATGGCGATATGTATGTGATGAGATTGAAGTGGCGTGGGAGCTATTATAATCTCATTGGAAAATGGGGAAAAGTTATCCGTGGAAAGGGACTTGATGTTGGGCAGGAAATTAGACTACGGTGGTTTAATGGCTGCTTACATTTCTCAGTACCACAACAGCAGATTGTTGTAGTTCCACCACCAGTCCGCTTGGTTACAGCACCACCCTTGGTGCAGGACCAAAGGCTGCAGGACCACTGGCCTATTAGAAAAATCCTGACCTCATCAGATGTTGATACTACTCATCCTTTCCTTCCATTGCCTCGTAAGTTGGTTGAAGAGCATATTCTTTCACAATGGACGCCACAAGAAAGGGAAACTTTGAGGAAAGAAGAGCAGGTGCCGATTAACGTTCGAGACTATGACACAG AGGAGCATTATGTCACAGCAACACCGGGTCCTGATAATTGGCCTATTAAGAAAGCCCTCACATTGTCCGATGTGGATACAAATCATCCTTTCCTTACATTACCAGGAAAAGCAGTAGAGGATCACATCCTCTTCTACTGGACTCACCAATCTCGGGAGCAGTTAAGGAATGAACATCAAGTTGGAATCAATGCTCGGGATTATGATATGGGTGATGTGTATGTGATGAAGTTGAAGTGGCGTGGAAGTTATTACAACCTGATTGGTAAATGGGGTAAAAtcataagagagaaaaggctgCAAGTAGGGAGGGAGATTAGAGTACGCTGGGACAACGGGTACTTG GTTGATATGATCAATGGGGTAGTTTTTCTGGACAAGAACTTTCAACTTGGTTACCTTTCATTTAGATACAATGAGCACACTGGTGGGTAA